A region from the Triticum aestivum cultivar Chinese Spring chromosome 3D, IWGSC CS RefSeq v2.1, whole genome shotgun sequence genome encodes:
- the LOC123074675 gene encoding zinc finger protein 628 isoform X1, whose translation MAATADPRAKTPATQPHRLKPWAPPPPPRGHCVPSLSSVSGGSGAICDRRRSSTSHRRGGADAVDEGPYDGGLEDLRAKLMGHVHEAADRLRLPPATPQRSPETKPPAAPLPPPPQDAAAVVAASMPWTLRERKRRPSARGSTGAASSGTPWSTTPAATARHDGMRGPFAVALDAEEIEEDVYALTGARPRRRPRKRARVVQRQLDSLFPGLWLTEITADAYRVPDDQ comes from the exons ATGGCGGCCACCGCGGATCCGAGGGCGAAGACGCCGGCCACGCAGCCGCACCGCCTGAAGCCGTGggcgccaccaccaccgcctcggGGCCACTGCGTGCCTTCCCTGTCATCTGTCTCCGGGGGGTCTGGAGCCATCTGCGATCGGCGCCGCTCCTCGACGTCCCACCGACGCGGTGGTGCCGACGCCGTAGACGAGGGACCTTACGACGGCGGGCTGGAGGATCTCCGGGCTAAGCTCATGGGCCACGTCCATGAAGCCGCCGACCGCCTTCGGCTGCCCCCGGCGACGCCCCAGCGGTCGCCGGAGACCAAGCCTCCGGCAGCGCCGCTTCCTCCGCCACCGCAGGACGCCGCCGCGGTTGTGGCCGCCAGCATGCCGTGGACGCTGAGGGAGCGAAAGCGTCGTCCATCAGCCCGCGGCAGCACGGGCGCCGCATCGTCCGGGACGCCGTGGTCGACGACCCCGGCGGCCACGGCGCGGCACGACGGCATGCGCGGTCCGTTCGCTGTGGCGCTGGATGCGGAGGAGATCGAGGAGGACGTGTACGCCCTCACCGGCgcccggccgcggcggcggccccgGAAGCGGGCGCGGGTCGTGCAGCGGCAGCTCGAT TCGCTGTTCCCGGGGCTATGGCTGACCGAGATCACCGCCGACGCCTACCGGGTCCCCGATGACCAGTAA
- the LOC123074675 gene encoding zinc finger protein 628 isoform X2, whose product MAATADPRAKTPATQPHRLKPWAPPPPPRGHCVPSLSSVSGGSGAICDRRRSSTSHRRGGADAVDEGPYDGGLEDLRAKLMGHVHEAADRLRLPPATPQRSPETKPPAAPLPPPPQDAAAVVAASMPWTLRERKRRPSARGSTGAASSGTPWSTTPAATARHDGMRGPFAVALDAEEIEEDVYALTGARPRRRPRKRARVVQRQLDLTETLLLPIVWCSRCSRGYG is encoded by the exons ATGGCGGCCACCGCGGATCCGAGGGCGAAGACGCCGGCCACGCAGCCGCACCGCCTGAAGCCGTGggcgccaccaccaccgcctcggGGCCACTGCGTGCCTTCCCTGTCATCTGTCTCCGGGGGGTCTGGAGCCATCTGCGATCGGCGCCGCTCCTCGACGTCCCACCGACGCGGTGGTGCCGACGCCGTAGACGAGGGACCTTACGACGGCGGGCTGGAGGATCTCCGGGCTAAGCTCATGGGCCACGTCCATGAAGCCGCCGACCGCCTTCGGCTGCCCCCGGCGACGCCCCAGCGGTCGCCGGAGACCAAGCCTCCGGCAGCGCCGCTTCCTCCGCCACCGCAGGACGCCGCCGCGGTTGTGGCCGCCAGCATGCCGTGGACGCTGAGGGAGCGAAAGCGTCGTCCATCAGCCCGCGGCAGCACGGGCGCCGCATCGTCCGGGACGCCGTGGTCGACGACCCCGGCGGCCACGGCGCGGCACGACGGCATGCGCGGTCCGTTCGCTGTGGCGCTGGATGCGGAGGAGATCGAGGAGGACGTGTACGCCCTCACCGGCgcccggccgcggcggcggccccgGAAGCGGGCGCGGGTCGTGCAGCGGCAGCTCGAT CTAACAGAAACACTACTACTACCAATTGTCTGGTGCAGTCGCTGTTCCCGGGGCTATGGCTGA